The window CGGGCTTGGGCAGCGTCCGTGATTGCGCAATCAGTACATCACCATTGGGCAGGACATAAATCCAGCGCGGATTCTCCAGTTCGCGCGTGAAAGCTTGTACGCGAAAACCCGTCGGTGCCTGGGGTGTTTTGTCCTTCGGCCAGCCGATCACCTTGGGATGCTTGATCGTCGATTTGGTGGCGAAAGGCTCGGGAAGATCTCGGGAAGGTCGCTCCTGGGCACTTGAGATCGAGATAGCCAAGAAGACGAGCGCGATGACGCGAATGACGAGCATGAATAACTCCATGTGAACGCGATGAAACTTCTGGTTGTCGCGTGCAGCAAATCTTAGTCCCGCGTTCTTGCCATGTCGCGCGCGGCCCGTTCTCGCAGTGCAGAGCACGCCACTTCTGCGAATCAGCGACCGTTCGCTACTGCTTCGACTCGCAATTCCCTCTGGCCGTCAGGCTGTCACCCTGAACCGCCGCCGCGCGGTTCGATGATTTGCACGCTGCGCGGCCGCAACTTGCTGCGGCGGGAAACTCTATGAAATCTCTCGGTATTCGGGCTCATTTCAGCAGATTTGTTACGAAGCCTACCTTTTTCGCATATGTCGCGCAGATTGGTATGCAGCATGCGTTAGGACGCGCCCTTCCCTCCGCCTCTGCGGATCTCGGCTAGGCAAAACGACTCTCAAAGGATGGCTCTCCATGTCCCAGGCAAAACGTCACGCTTCCGGTACGCGCCGCTCGCAAATGGCTCGTCGTCAATTTCTGCAGGTCGAGCAACTGGAAGAACGTGCGCTCCTAGCGGGCAACGTGACCACCAGTAACAGCAGCGGTTATCTGTATCTCTACGGTGACAGCCAGTCGAACAATCTGTCCTTGACGCGCGTCGGCACGAGCGCCGTGCTAATCACGCCGCGCGACGGAACGACGATCAACGGATCGACGACTCCGCTCACGATCAACAATATGAGTGCCGGACTGTCGGCCTATCTGGGCGAGGGAGACAACGTGCTCGAGCTAAACGGCTCGACGACGACGAATCTGCGGGTATCGGGTTTAACCACGATTCTCACCGGTGGCGGGAACGACACGATTCGCTTTGTGAATTATTCCAGCGGTGGCGGGCTCATCCTGTTTACTGGCGACGGCGACGACACGGTGAGCAGCTCGCTAGATCCTGCGGCTCCGACCATTACGTCAGGCGGGCTGCGTGTGAATGGCTCAGCCGCCATCAACACGGGGAACGGCAACGACAATGTCTCGCTGCGGAACTCGGCGTTCAACAGCGCGTTCCGCCTGGACACCAGCCTGGGCAACGACACCGTTGATATTCGTAATTCGGAGATGCGATCGCGTTCCACCGCGATTTATGACGTTCTCGGGACCGACACGCTCAATAGCGCCGGCAACACCTTCTCTTATTCACCGCTTATTTACGGCTTTGAGACCCGCACGTCGACAAGCGGCCCGACTGCCAACAACGATACCGTGACGATTGCCGAAGGGGGGAATACGTCGATCAGCGTGCTGACGAACGACGTGGCTTCCGGCGGCGGCACGCTGAATACGGGCAGCGTGGCGATTATTGCGGGTCCCACGCGCGGTACCGCGGTGGTCAATTCGGATGGCACGATCACCTATACCAACGGCGGTGGCGAATTCGCCACCGACTCGTTCACCTACACCGTTCGTGATAGCCAAGGCAATATTTCGAATACGGCGACGGTGAACGTCGCGATCACCAACGTCAACGATCTGCCGGTGGCCGTCGCCGACACACTTACCGCGAATGCCGGAACGGCGACGACGCTGAACCTGGGCGCGAACGATACGGATGCGGAAGGGCGATTGAATCTGGGCTCGATCGTCATCGTGCAGCAGCCGACCAACGGCACTGTGACCGTCGGCACGAATGGCAACGTCATCTATACGAGCACTGTGGCTGGAGCGACCTCCGATTCGTTCACGTACACGATTGCTGATCTCGATGGGGGCACGTCGACGGCTGGGACGGTGAACCTGGTGATCAGCAACGCTCCCGCTGGCTCGCCTACGATTGCGCCAATTGCCAATCAATCGACGACCACCAATACCGCTACCACTGCGATCGCGGTGACGGTCAACGATTCGCAAACTCCGGCTGGTTCGCTGATTGTGACGGCGACATCGAGCAACACGACACTCGTGCCGACCTCTGGCATCGTACTCGGCGGATCGGGCAGCAATCGCACGCTCACGATCACTCCGGCAGCGAATCAAACCGGCACGTCAACAATTACGGTGTCAGCGAAGGATGGCGACAATAACACCACGACGACAACGTTCGTTCTGACGGTAAATGGGCAAGGTGGCCAGAACACGGCGCCCACGATTGGCACGATTAACAACGTGACAACCAATCAAAACACAACGACCGCTGCAATTGCTGTAACTGTGAACGATGCAGAAACAGCGGCCGGTTCGCTGAATGTCACCGCGACCTCCAGCAACACCACGCTGGTGCCAAACGCAAACATCATCCTTGGAGGATCGGGCAGCAATCGCACGCTCACGATCACTCCGGCCGCGAATCAAACTGGCGCTACGGCGATCACAGTCACTGCGACCGATGCAAACAATGTGTCGACGACGCAAACCTTCGTCGTAACTGTGAATAGCCTGAACACCGCACCCACGATCGGTGCTATCGGCAATGTATCGACCAATCAAAACACGGCGACCAGCGCGATTGCGGTGACAGTGAATGACGCTGAAACAACCGCTGGTTCGTTGACTGTCGCAGCGACATCCAGCAATACCACGCTGGTACCGAATTCGAGCATCGTCCTGGGCGGTTCTGGCAGCAACCGCACGCTGACGATCACTCCGGCGGCCAATCAAACAGGGACGTCTACCATCACGGTCACGGCTACCGATGCCAGCAACAGTACCACGACTACAACCTTTGTACTGACCGTCAATGCGCCAAACACCGCGCCGACGATCGGTACGATTTCGAATGTGACGACGAATCAGAACACAGCTACTAGCGCGATCCCAGTGACGGTGAACGATGCCGAAACTGCGGCTGGTTCGCTGACCGTGACCGCGACATCGAGCAATACGGAACTCGTGCCGAACTCCGGCATCGTGCTAGGCGGTTCGGGCAGCAACCGGACGCTCACCATCACTCCAGCGGCCAACCAGTCGGGTGCAACCGCGATCACGGTCACCGTGACCGATGCCAACAATGTGTCGACCACCAGAACGTTCGTCGTGATGGTGAATTCCCAGAATGCGGCTCCGACGATCGGCACGATTGCCAATCTTTCGACGAACGAAGACACGGCAACTGGCGCGATTGCTGTGACGGTGAACGATGCGGAGACTCCCGCAGGTTCGCTGCTCGTAACTGCCACGTCCAGCGATACGACGCTCGTGCCGAACGGGAGCATCGTTGTAGGTGGTAGTGGCAGCAACCGCACGCTCACCATCACTCCCGCTGCGAACCTGTCGGGCACTTCTACGATTACCGTGACGGCCACCGATGCGAACAACGTGTCGACGACTTCCACGTTTGTGTTGACGGTTACTCCGCAGAACGACCTGCCGACCATCGGCACGATCGCCAATCAATCGACCAACGAAGATACGGCGACGAGCACCATCTCAGTCAACGTCAACGATGTCGAGACTGCAGCAGGCTCTTTGACGGTGGCAGCCACTTCGAGTAATACGACGTTGATACCCAATGCCAACATCGTTGTCGGTGGCAGCGGTTCCAATCGCACTCTGATCATTACACCAGCCGCCAATCAGTCTGGTACGGCGACGATTACCGTTACCGCCACTGACGCCAACAGCGGGACGACGACTTCGACGTTCGTGCTGACTGTGAATGCCCAGAATGATGTGCCCACCATCGCAGCCGTAGCCGACATCTCGACCAACGAAGATACCGCGGCAACGCCGTTCACCATCACGATCGGCGACATCGAAACGCCTAATGGATTGACCGTCACTGCGACCTCCAGCAACACCAGTGTCGTTGCCAACTTGGGCGTGGGTATCACGGGTACGGGCGCGACGCGTACAGTGATCGTAACACCCGTCGCCAATGCATCGGGACAGTCGACAATCACGCTGAATGTGTCCGATGGCACCGCAACGGCAACCAGGACCTTTGTGGTGACGGTGATCGCGCAAAACGACACCCCCACCATCACTGCCGTCAACGACACCACAGTTGCGGCGGGCGCGGCGATCGCTCCGGTCAACTTCACGATCGGTGACGCCGAGACGGCCGTAACTGCTCTGACCGTGACTGCGACTTCCGACAATCAAGGCTTGGTTACCAATGGCGGTTTGCAAGTGACCGGAAGCGGTGCTAGTCGCGTTCTAACGATCACTCCCGTAGCGGGTGCGAGTGGGACGGCTAACATCACGATCCGTGTAGCCGACGCCAATGGCCTGTTTGCGAACGAAGTCTTTGCCGTCAACATCGACGCGCAGCCGACCATCAGTGCGATCGCTGATCGGACGATCAACGAGAACACCGCAGGCGCGTTCAACTTCACCATCAACGATGCAGAGACAGGCGGTGCTTCCTTGCTGCAATTTGACTTCAACGGAACGGGCACGACTGCCGCATCAACCGGGACCGGTTCCAACGATCAGTCCAGCTTGAACTTCATCGCTAATGGTGGAGCGGCTGCCAACTTGCGGGGAGCGGCCGGTTCGGGCGTGTCGGGACTGGCCGCCGATTTTGCGTTCGACAATTCGGCCAGCGACGGTCTGTTCGGCGCTAGCCGCGCTCAACAGTCCGCTGATTTCAACGCAATCGATGGCTTGGATTCCTTTACGCTGTCTGGGTTTTACAAAGTTCCAGCCGGATCGACCGAGAGCATTGGCCGGCAAGCTGCTCTGATCGAGAATGGTACGATCTCGACGAACGACCAGCCGGCCGGATTCCGGCTACGCGGCGGCGATGCTGCGAACTCGAGTACGCTTCAACTCACGGTGAAT is drawn from Anatilimnocola floriformis and contains these coding sequences:
- a CDS encoding Ig-like domain-containing protein, coding for MSQAKRHASGTRRSQMARRQFLQVEQLEERALLAGNVTTSNSSGYLYLYGDSQSNNLSLTRVGTSAVLITPRDGTTINGSTTPLTINNMSAGLSAYLGEGDNVLELNGSTTTNLRVSGLTTILTGGGNDTIRFVNYSSGGGLILFTGDGDDTVSSSLDPAAPTITSGGLRVNGSAAINTGNGNDNVSLRNSAFNSAFRLDTSLGNDTVDIRNSEMRSRSTAIYDVLGTDTLNSAGNTFSYSPLIYGFETRTSTSGPTANNDTVTIAEGGNTSISVLTNDVASGGGTLNTGSVAIIAGPTRGTAVVNSDGTITYTNGGGEFATDSFTYTVRDSQGNISNTATVNVAITNVNDLPVAVADTLTANAGTATTLNLGANDTDAEGRLNLGSIVIVQQPTNGTVTVGTNGNVIYTSTVAGATSDSFTYTIADLDGGTSTAGTVNLVISNAPAGSPTIAPIANQSTTTNTATTAIAVTVNDSQTPAGSLIVTATSSNTTLVPTSGIVLGGSGSNRTLTITPAANQTGTSTITVSAKDGDNNTTTTTFVLTVNGQGGQNTAPTIGTINNVTTNQNTTTAAIAVTVNDAETAAGSLNVTATSSNTTLVPNANIILGGSGSNRTLTITPAANQTGATAITVTATDANNVSTTQTFVVTVNSLNTAPTIGAIGNVSTNQNTATSAIAVTVNDAETTAGSLTVAATSSNTTLVPNSSIVLGGSGSNRTLTITPAANQTGTSTITVTATDASNSTTTTTFVLTVNAPNTAPTIGTISNVTTNQNTATSAIPVTVNDAETAAGSLTVTATSSNTELVPNSGIVLGGSGSNRTLTITPAANQSGATAITVTVTDANNVSTTRTFVVMVNSQNAAPTIGTIANLSTNEDTATGAIAVTVNDAETPAGSLLVTATSSDTTLVPNGSIVVGGSGSNRTLTITPAANLSGTSTITVTATDANNVSTTSTFVLTVTPQNDLPTIGTIANQSTNEDTATSTISVNVNDVETAAGSLTVAATSSNTTLIPNANIVVGGSGSNRTLIITPAANQSGTATITVTATDANSGTTTSTFVLTVNAQNDVPTIAAVADISTNEDTAATPFTITIGDIETPNGLTVTATSSNTSVVANLGVGITGTGATRTVIVTPVANASGQSTITLNVSDGTATATRTFVVTVIAQNDTPTITAVNDTTVAAGAAIAPVNFTIGDAETAVTALTVTATSDNQGLVTNGGLQVTGSGASRVLTITPVAGASGTANITIRVADANGLFANEVFAVNIDAQPTISAIADRTINENTAGAFNFTINDAETGGASLLQFDFNGTGTTAASTGTGSNDQSSLNFIANGGAAANLRGAAGSGVSGLAADFAFDNSASDGLFGASRAQQSADFNAIDGLDSFTLSGFYKVPAGSTESIGRQAALIENGTISTNDQPAGFRLRGGDAANSSTLQLTVNRDFTVESSPVFTEIGQYVFFAVTYDGTQSTNNVKFYKGTTASNVQLVDTKSLAAGTVNDESIPLTLGTTQTSGLTLNSFKGLLDDIRIDDSVSSLQQLEAYRTQALTNTSSPPGAAANLTLVATSSNPSLIPVGNIIFSGTGNNRVATVTPVANQTGTSTIRVTVTDNFGQSSFEEFVVTVNDIPTLSASPDINGTEDTPITPFNITAGDGETAANSLTFTATSDNQATVANSGIAITGTGPTRTVTITPVANASSTANITITVNDGSGGTASDTFAVNLTAVNDAPVAVDDNGDLDFPAASNIALMLSGNVLTNDTDADTGTTLSVSSLGSGTVGQPIQMTYGDLTINSNGSFSYTIDPDLVDQFMAGQNLLETLAYNVSDGVLSDSGELTIDLHIT